From a region of the Neisseria subflava genome:
- a CDS encoding alpha/beta hydrolase, translating to MQSFELEEMALFLIRDADEAEMWIDRWAVSYPIVQTAEADSRQTISEWQHAIQTAFEHIVSRSIAVVAHGAGVSAFLAWLYQADIMTQKRLTNIILVSPRPEAFPEDEIHTFQRVRCPCRTALVIAETNGTPRDWAQEQADRWHARLLQSPHSGRLNGALGGWQWGMKLMQEMLLSK from the coding sequence ATGCAGAGCTTCGAACTCGAAGAAATGGCACTGTTTCTGATACGCGATGCGGATGAAGCAGAAATGTGGATAGATCGCTGGGCGGTTAGCTATCCGATTGTTCAAACTGCCGAAGCCGATAGTCGGCAAACCATTTCCGAATGGCAACACGCCATTCAGACGGCCTTCGAGCATATCGTCAGCAGAAGTATTGCCGTTGTAGCTCATGGTGCCGGCGTATCCGCATTTTTGGCATGGTTGTATCAAGCCGACATCATGACGCAAAAACGCCTGACCAATATTATTTTGGTCTCGCCGCGTCCAGAAGCTTTTCCCGAAGACGAAATCCATACGTTCCAGCGCGTCCGCTGCCCTTGCCGTACAGCGCTGGTTATTGCCGAAACAAACGGCACGCCACGCGATTGGGCGCAAGAACAGGCTGACCGCTGGCATGCACGCCTGCTTCAATCGCCGCATTCCGGCCGGTTAAACGGCGCACTCGGCGGCTGGCAATGGGGCATGAAGCTGATGCAGGAAATGTTGTTGAGTAAGTAG
- a CDS encoding exodeoxyribonuclease III gives MLKIISANVNGIRSAYKKGFYEYIAASGADIVCVQELKAQEADLSDDMKNPHGMHGYWHCAEKRGYSGVAVYSKRKPDNVQIGMGIEEFDREGRFVRCDFGNLSVISLYLPSGSSAEERQQVKYRFLDAFYPMLEAMKNEGRDIVVCGDWNIAHQNIDLKNWKGNQKNSGFLPEEREWIGKVIHKLGWTDMWRTLYTDVPGYTWWSNRGQAYAKDVGWRIDYQMVTPELAEKAVSAHVYKDEKFSDHAPLVVEYDYVAE, from the coding sequence ATGTTGAAAATCATCTCTGCCAACGTCAACGGCATCCGCTCCGCCTATAAAAAAGGTTTTTATGAATACATCGCCGCTTCCGGTGCCGACATCGTCTGCGTGCAGGAACTGAAAGCACAAGAGGCTGATCTGTCAGACGATATGAAAAATCCGCACGGTATGCACGGCTACTGGCATTGCGCCGAAAAGCGCGGTTACAGCGGCGTGGCGGTGTACAGCAAACGCAAGCCCGACAATGTGCAAATCGGCATGGGCATTGAAGAATTTGACAGGGAAGGCCGTTTTGTCCGTTGCGATTTCGGCAATTTGTCGGTAATTTCGCTGTATCTGCCCAGCGGCAGCAGTGCGGAAGAGCGCCAACAAGTGAAATACCGCTTTTTGGACGCGTTCTATCCCATGCTCGAAGCCATGAAAAACGAAGGGCGCGACATCGTCGTCTGCGGTGACTGGAACATTGCCCACCAAAACATCGACTTGAAAAACTGGAAGGGCAATCAGAAAAATTCGGGCTTCTTGCCTGAAGAGCGCGAATGGATAGGCAAAGTCATCCACAAGCTCGGTTGGACGGATATGTGGCGCACACTTTATACCGATGTGCCGGGCTATACCTGGTGGAGCAATCGCGGACAAGCGTATGCGAAAGATGTCGGGTGGCGTATCGATTATCAGATGGTTACGCCGGAGTTGGCCGAAAAAGCTGTTTCCGCACATGTTTATAAAGACGAAAAATTCTCGGATCACGCCCCTTTAGTTGTGGAGTATGACTATGTTGCCGAATAA